From the genome of Methanobacterium formicicum, one region includes:
- a CDS encoding TrmB family transcriptional regulator yields the protein MNEIPQELIKSLMDLGLLESEAKIYITLAMMNNSEVKTLIEFLGLSKPNTYESLRLLEEKGLVSLINTRPMAYQALPPEIGLEVLLKTHIDAKDKAKKIFSIMDKEKFVPKTSEALWNVFNGESINYKIKDMIQNAKESIFMISSPKYIKYLENADPNLKLDIILFSETHSFETLKKDFEDKKGNFKVVNEEDMLNIVASSKTKDQKQFEIYKEALLMVEYRNMLMLAIDDEEVLYMPPMSTGSLTAINTKNKAMTMLMKIGLSDITNQFE from the coding sequence ATGAATGAAATTCCCCAGGAATTAATTAAATCATTGATGGACCTCGGACTTCTTGAATCTGAGGCAAAAATATACATAACCCTCGCAATGATGAATAATTCCGAAGTCAAAACGCTTATAGAATTTTTAGGCCTATCAAAACCAAATACATACGAAAGTCTTCGCCTTCTAGAAGAAAAAGGACTGGTATCTTTAATCAATACCCGGCCCATGGCCTATCAAGCATTACCTCCAGAAATAGGATTGGAAGTTTTATTAAAAACACATATTGATGCAAAGGATAAAGCAAAAAAGATTTTTTCAATTATGGATAAAGAAAAATTCGTGCCCAAAACTTCTGAGGCATTATGGAATGTTTTCAATGGAGAAAGCATAAATTATAAAATTAAAGATATGATTCAAAATGCGAAAGAAAGCATATTCATGATATCCTCCCCCAAATACATTAAATATCTTGAAAATGCAGACCCAAATTTAAAACTGGACATAATTCTATTCTCAGAGACACACTCCTTTGAAACATTAAAAAAAGATTTTGAAGACAAAAAAGGCAATTTTAAAGTTGTAAATGAAGAAGATATGCTTAATATCGTTGCATCATCTAAAACCAAAGATCAAAAACAATTCGAAATATACAAAGAAGCTTTGTTAATGGTTGAATATAGAAATATGCTAATGTTAGCTATAGACGATGAAGAAGTATTATACATGCCCCCCATGTCTACCGGATCACTCACAGCCATCAATACAAAAAATAAGGCCATGACGATGCTTATGAAAATAGGGCTCAGTGATATTACTAATCAGTTTGAATAA
- a CDS encoding DUF2097 domain-containing protein: MMVRDLTMDCEEAIEYIKNNVKTYDKIEMSYNRVFTPGEVINIETCVLKGGQKSCTVLVSLDGDTIHSTVDIDLEKIKYDLIEVKHIPKDDEEILITIDSCEE, from the coding sequence ATGATGGTTCGAGACCTGACTATGGATTGTGAAGAAGCAATTGAATACATCAAAAATAACGTAAAAACCTATGATAAAATTGAAATGTCCTACAATCGGGTTTTCACTCCGGGTGAGGTTATAAACATTGAAACCTGTGTTCTTAAGGGTGGACAGAAAAGTTGCACAGTCTTGGTAAGCCTTGATGGTGATACTATTCATTCAACTGTTGATATTGACCTTGAAAAGATAAAGTACGATTTAATTGAAGTCAAACACATCCCTAAAGATGATGAAGAAATACTGATCACCATTGACTCCTGTGAAGAGTAG
- a CDS encoding formylmethanofuran dehydrogenase subunit C, translated as MKTITLTLKKKSQIALEFDELIPDKVFTWEKADFENYQVPVGNRRFPLTDYFDIEVEGTAEGPEEVKMILEGDCGRVKYIGCKMGAGEIIVNGDADLHCGAEMTGGKITVNGDAESYAGREMKGGELEIMGNTREFCGCSYIGDWRGMSGGKITLHGNAGKQLGECLSGGEIYVKGDCDILAGIHMSKGFIQIDGDVTRWPGGQMKNGNVLINGELGMLLEGFVYDEIVRDPVIDGKSFSGKYIKYTGDLAVNGKGGLYLNAEKNRKYL; from the coding sequence GTGAAAACAATAACCTTAACACTAAAGAAAAAATCCCAAATAGCCCTGGAGTTTGATGAGCTCATCCCGGATAAAGTGTTCACCTGGGAGAAAGCCGACTTCGAAAACTATCAGGTGCCAGTTGGAAACCGAAGATTCCCACTAACCGACTACTTCGACATTGAAGTGGAAGGAACAGCAGAAGGTCCTGAAGAAGTGAAAATGATCCTCGAAGGTGACTGTGGCCGAGTAAAATATATCGGCTGTAAAATGGGCGCCGGAGAGATCATTGTAAACGGAGACGCTGACCTGCACTGCGGAGCAGAAATGACCGGCGGTAAAATCACTGTCAATGGGGACGCCGAAAGTTACGCCGGCCGTGAAATGAAAGGTGGAGAACTGGAAATCATGGGTAACACCAGGGAATTCTGCGGATGTTCCTACATTGGTGACTGGAGAGGAATGAGTGGAGGTAAAATCACCCTCCACGGAAACGCAGGTAAACAACTGGGAGAATGCCTATCTGGTGGAGAAATCTACGTTAAAGGAGACTGCGACATTTTAGCCGGAATCCACATGAGCAAAGGTTTCATCCAGATCGATGGAGACGTTACTCGCTGGCCTGGTGGTCAGATGAAAAACGGTAATGTCCTCATCAATGGAGAACTGGGAATGCTCCTGGAAGGATTTGTCTATGACGAAATTGTCCGGGACCCGGTGATCGATGGAAAAAGCTTCTCTGGTAAATACATTAAGTACACCGGGGATCTCGCAGTAAACGGTAAAGGTGGACTGTACCTCAACGCAGAAAAGAACAGGAAATATTTATAA
- a CDS encoding DUF2097 domain-containing protein, with protein sequence MEEEIFLKAEDIIDYVRDNVKTHDILEISYNRIYAPGEVLGVEIEEEYGEEFLEVTLHLNGDLVNQIVRINMHAIKDDLIEIRHTQGEELKVLVAES encoded by the coding sequence ATGGAAGAAGAAATATTTTTAAAGGCTGAAGATATCATCGACTATGTCCGGGACAATGTCAAAACGCATGACATCCTTGAAATTTCATATAACCGTATTTACGCTCCAGGAGAAGTTTTAGGGGTTGAAATAGAGGAAGAATATGGAGAAGAGTTTCTGGAAGTCACCCTGCACCTGAATGGAGATCTGGTCAATCAGATAGTACGCATCAACATGCACGCCATCAAGGATGATCTCATAGAAATTAGGCATACTCAGGGAGAAGAGCTCAAGGTGTTAGTGGCAGAATCCTAA
- a CDS encoding MFS transporter, producing MSENTNEIIENKRGLGSSTIFVMIVLALGVFMTAMDAYIFVPALPTIIADLQTSLNWATWTLTTYMLFMTAIMALAGKLSDVFGRKKLYIIGVTTFVIGSITASLSWDIYSLIASMGLQGIGAGIVLPSALSSMNDSAPENQRGKTMGVLMAMSSIATIVGPNIGGFLIQNFGWRTVFYINIPLGIMAVLLAFKFKETYGNQDQHIDYIGSALLVGTIASMLLGIIGLESAPFTDVSVFPLIIAAAVLFIALIAYEKRVSEPILDIDVLKKPKILSLNFAILLSGIGTFMAFTYVPTFAQTVLNLNVQDSGTVLTPLSVAVCITAILGGVLLDKFGSKRMLLLGSPLLIAGLFGLTYFVTDSTGLAICLAVIGVGVGFTWSAFQLLMMSFMPKEEEATGVGILNTFKGVGSTVAPVIGACFLVSATSRMGNLSQSFSNLFLFGAVTSIIALVLVIIVIITDKVGPTKLGESEVVKGK from the coding sequence ATGAGCGAAAATACTAACGAAATCATAGAGAATAAAAGGGGTCTCGGGTCATCCACAATTTTTGTGATGATAGTCCTGGCGTTAGGTGTATTCATGACAGCAATGGATGCCTATATATTCGTGCCGGCACTACCCACAATAATTGCCGACCTGCAAACCTCACTTAATTGGGCAACATGGACTCTAACAACCTATATGTTGTTTATGACAGCAATTATGGCACTGGCCGGGAAATTATCTGATGTGTTTGGCCGAAAAAAATTGTATATCATTGGTGTGACCACCTTCGTCATAGGATCAATTACCGCCAGCTTATCCTGGGACATATATTCCTTAATAGCTTCCATGGGTTTACAGGGTATAGGTGCTGGTATTGTTCTGCCTTCGGCATTATCCAGTATGAATGATTCTGCTCCTGAAAATCAAAGAGGAAAAACAATGGGTGTACTCATGGCCATGTCATCCATTGCCACTATAGTAGGGCCAAACATAGGTGGGTTCCTGATCCAAAATTTTGGTTGGAGAACCGTATTCTATATCAACATTCCCCTGGGAATCATGGCAGTCCTTCTGGCTTTCAAGTTCAAAGAAACCTATGGAAATCAAGATCAGCATATTGACTACATTGGATCAGCATTACTGGTAGGAACAATAGCTTCAATGTTGCTAGGTATTATAGGACTGGAAAGCGCACCATTTACAGATGTATCTGTGTTCCCACTAATTATAGCTGCTGCGGTTCTATTTATTGCACTAATTGCATACGAAAAACGAGTATCAGAACCAATATTGGATATAGATGTTTTAAAAAAGCCAAAAATCCTATCGCTTAACTTTGCAATTCTTTTATCAGGGATTGGTACCTTTATGGCATTTACATACGTACCAACCTTCGCCCAGACTGTGCTAAATTTGAATGTACAGGACAGTGGTACGGTGCTGACTCCACTTTCTGTAGCGGTATGTATAACTGCCATATTGGGTGGAGTTCTTTTAGATAAATTTGGATCTAAACGTATGCTCCTGTTAGGATCACCCCTCCTAATCGCAGGACTCTTTGGCTTGACATATTTTGTCACGGATTCAACCGGCCTAGCAATTTGCTTAGCAGTAATAGGAGTGGGTGTAGGGTTCACTTGGAGTGCATTCCAGCTTCTTATGATGTCTTTCATGCCTAAAGAAGAAGAAGCAACAGGTGTGGGGATATTAAATACCTTTAAAGGTGTTGGTTCTACTGTAGCGCCAGTTATTGGGGCCTGTTTTTTAGTCAGTGCCACCAGCAGAATGGGTAACTTAAGTCAATCCTTTTCTAATTTGTTCCTGTTCGGAGCAGTAACCTCAATAATTGCTTTAGTATTGGTAATTATTGTGATAATAACGGATAAGGTAGGCCCCACCAAGTTAGGGGAATCTGAAGTCGTTAAAGGAAAATAA